In Devosia chinhatensis, the following are encoded in one genomic region:
- the cydB gene encoding cytochrome d ubiquinol oxidase subunit II, giving the protein MSTLPLDYETLRLIWWLLLGVLLIGFAIMGGRDLGVAALLPFAARTDEERRILLNVIGPTWEGNQVWLILGGGAIFAAFPPLYAVSFSGFYLAMLVILLALILRPVGFKFRGKVQDPRWRAAWDWGLFIGGFVPALIMGVAVGNVLLGAPFHFDDTMRIFYTGNFFQLLMPFALLAGLVSVGMIVTHGAALIVGRTQGAMAERARTYGVWAGLATILLFALGGVWVAFMDGYVITSLVDPNAPINPLSKSVELVAGGWLNNYRLNPWTILAPLLGFGGMGLAVSGLTRDQKWLAYLASSTGIFGIIATAGLSIFPFFLPSSTMPDAGLTLWDASSSHLTLFIMLLATLVFLPIVLLYTAWVFRVMRGTVGADNLTKNPNAY; this is encoded by the coding sequence GTGAGCACACTTCCCCTCGACTACGAAACGCTGCGGCTGATCTGGTGGCTGCTGCTCGGCGTCCTGCTCATCGGCTTTGCCATCATGGGTGGGCGCGATCTGGGCGTGGCCGCCCTCCTGCCCTTCGCGGCCCGCACCGACGAGGAGCGTCGCATCTTGCTCAATGTCATCGGCCCGACCTGGGAAGGCAATCAGGTCTGGCTGATCCTGGGCGGTGGCGCCATCTTTGCGGCCTTCCCTCCGCTTTATGCCGTCAGCTTTTCGGGTTTTTACCTGGCGATGCTGGTTATCCTCCTGGCGCTGATCCTGCGGCCTGTGGGCTTCAAGTTCCGCGGCAAGGTGCAAGACCCACGCTGGCGGGCGGCCTGGGACTGGGGCCTGTTCATCGGTGGTTTCGTGCCGGCGCTTATCATGGGCGTCGCGGTGGGCAATGTGCTTTTGGGCGCGCCGTTCCACTTCGATGACACGATGCGCATCTTCTATACTGGCAATTTTTTCCAGTTATTGATGCCCTTCGCGCTACTCGCCGGACTTGTGAGCGTCGGCATGATCGTCACCCATGGCGCAGCGCTGATCGTCGGCCGCACCCAGGGCGCGATGGCCGAGCGCGCCCGTACCTACGGCGTCTGGGCGGGGCTGGCCACGATTCTGCTCTTCGCGCTCGGTGGGGTGTGGGTTGCTTTCATGGATGGCTATGTCATCACCAGCCTGGTCGACCCCAATGCGCCGATCAATCCGCTCAGCAAGAGCGTCGAGCTCGTCGCGGGCGGCTGGCTCAACAATTACCGTCTCAATCCGTGGACGATCCTTGCTCCACTCCTGGGCTTTGGCGGAATGGGACTTGCCGTCTCTGGCCTTACTCGCGACCAGAAATGGTTGGCCTATCTGGCCAGCAGCACTGGCATTTTCGGCATCATCGCGACCGCGGGCCTGTCGATCTTCCCATTCTTCCTACCCTCCTCGACCATGCCCGATGCCGGGCTGACCCTATGGGACGCCTCCTCCAGCCACCTGACCCTTTTCATCATGCTGCTGGCGACCCTGGTCTTCCTGCCGATCGTGCTGCTCTATACGGCCTGGGTGTTCCGGGTCATGCGCGGCACAGTCGGGGCAGACAACCTCACCAAGAACCCCAACGCTTATTAG
- a CDS encoding Crp/Fnr family transcriptional regulator: MQTVRKDIHNSEVPVLCQSCEARHQGICGALNGEQLLALSKATRRVRREPGEELIADAMPINAFSNVLRGVVKLTKVLEDGRQQVVGLQFAPDLLGRPFAAESRVTAEAASAVDLCVIPRPALESLMKDSAPLEHRVMMQALRELDEARDWMVTLGRKNAAEKVASFLFMIASHIDPTDETVASKFDLPLSRADIADFLGLTIETVSRQISKLKADGVIEIVNYRHITVPDLARLRVLCG; the protein is encoded by the coding sequence ATGCAGACGGTTCGCAAGGACATCCACAATTCCGAAGTGCCGGTTCTCTGCCAGAGCTGCGAAGCCCGGCACCAAGGCATTTGCGGAGCGCTGAACGGCGAGCAATTGCTGGCCCTGTCCAAGGCCACCCGCCGCGTCCGCAGGGAGCCTGGCGAGGAACTGATCGCCGACGCCATGCCGATCAACGCCTTCTCCAACGTGCTGCGCGGCGTTGTTAAGCTGACCAAAGTGCTCGAGGATGGCCGCCAGCAGGTGGTGGGCCTGCAATTTGCGCCTGACCTGCTCGGTCGTCCTTTTGCAGCCGAAAGCAGGGTGACCGCCGAAGCGGCGTCCGCGGTAGACCTCTGCGTCATTCCGCGTCCGGCTCTTGAAAGCCTGATGAAGGACAGTGCTCCGCTCGAGCACCGAGTGATGATGCAGGCGCTGCGCGAACTGGACGAGGCGCGCGACTGGATGGTGACGCTGGGGCGCAAGAACGCTGCCGAAAAAGTGGCAAGCTTTCTCTTCATGATCGCCAGCCATATCGACCCGACCGACGAGACTGTTGCCTCCAAGTTCGATCTGCCGTTGAGCCGCGCCGATATCGCCGATTTCCTTGGGCTGACCATCGAGACAGTGAGCCGCCAGATCAGCAAGCTCAAGGCGGACGGCGTGATCGAGATCGTCAATTACCGCCATATCACCGTGCCCGACCTGGCGCGCCTGCGGGTTCTCTGCGGTTAG
- the cydX gene encoding cytochrome bd-I oxidase subunit CydX yields MWYFSWILGVSLACMFGILNAMWFEMREDRRLARLAGSQAQAARH; encoded by the coding sequence ATGTGGTATTTTTCCTGGATCTTGGGCGTCAGCCTTGCCTGCATGTTCGGCATTCTCAATGCCATGTGGTTCGAAATGCGCGAGGACCGTCGTCTGGCGCGGCTGGCAGGCTCGCAGGCCCAGGCGGCCCGCCACTAG